In Corynebacterium afermentans subsp. afermentans, a genomic segment contains:
- the lgt gene encoding prolipoprotein diacylglyceryl transferase: MNLANIPSPPQGVWYLGPIPIRAYALCIITGIIVAMAISLRRYKARGGNPETVWDAAIVIIPAGIIGGRLYHVITDHQKYFGEGKNPWQTFNITAGGLGIIGAVALGALAVWVMMRRKGLPIAPLADAIAPSVILAQGIGRLGNYFNQELYGAETNVPWALDIYYRVNEAGQYAPLTGRSTGEVIASVHPTFLYELIWNVAVFFVLIWADRRFRLGHGRVFWLYVAGYTLGRFFIEFMRRDEANLILGLRVNTWVSAILFIVAVVVFFMLQKGRETPEEVDPEYNRAPTADSQDREYRGALKNTNDTYEGEVGTRG, encoded by the coding sequence CTGAACTTGGCTAACATCCCGTCGCCGCCGCAGGGCGTGTGGTACCTCGGTCCCATCCCCATCCGCGCCTACGCGCTGTGCATCATCACCGGCATCATCGTCGCGATGGCGATCTCGCTGCGCCGCTACAAAGCGCGCGGCGGCAACCCGGAGACGGTGTGGGACGCGGCGATTGTGATCATCCCCGCCGGCATCATCGGCGGGCGCCTGTACCACGTGATCACGGACCACCAGAAGTACTTCGGCGAGGGCAAAAACCCCTGGCAGACCTTCAACATCACCGCAGGTGGCCTAGGCATCATCGGCGCGGTCGCGCTCGGCGCTTTGGCGGTGTGGGTGATGATGCGGCGCAAGGGGCTGCCCATTGCGCCGCTTGCAGACGCGATCGCGCCGTCGGTGATCCTCGCCCAGGGCATCGGCCGGTTAGGCAACTACTTCAACCAGGAGCTCTACGGTGCGGAGACGAATGTGCCGTGGGCGCTGGACATCTACTACCGCGTCAATGAAGCCGGCCAGTACGCCCCGCTGACGGGCCGCTCCACCGGCGAGGTGATCGCGAGCGTGCACCCGACGTTCCTCTACGAGCTGATCTGGAACGTGGCGGTGTTTTTCGTGCTCATCTGGGCGGACCGCCGATTCCGCCTCGGCCACGGCCGTGTCTTCTGGCTGTACGTGGCCGGCTACACGCTGGGCCGCTTCTTCATCGAGTTCATGCGCCGCGACGAGGCAAACCTGATCCTCGGCCTGCGCGTGAACACGTGGGTGTCCGCCATCTTGTTCATCGTCGCCGTGGTGGTCTTCTTCATGCTGCAAAAGGGCAGGGAGACCCCGGAGGAGGTGGACCCGGAGTACAACCGAGCGCCCACGGCAGACTCCCAGGATCGGGAGTACCGTGGGGCGCTGAAGAACACGAATGACACCTACGAAGGTGAGGTTGGTACACGTGGATAG
- a CDS encoding excinuclease ABC subunit UvrA has translation MPETGIEVRDAHLHNLRNVDVDIPRGTLVAVTGVSGSGKSSLAFGTIHGEGQRRYLKSVAPFARRLIGSAVDPQVGSVEGLPPTVALEQSTSGGGARSTVGTVSALSNSIRLLYSRAGGNPEGLYSDSFSPNTPEGMCPTCQGTGVVHEPTEESMVPDPTLSIEDGAIQAWPGAWAGKNFHDILATLGYDLDSPWQELPKEDREWILFTEERPVVTVKPLRGEDQIQRNYKGTWRSVASYLTNTLAETQSDTLRKRVLSYMESRVCETCHGRRLNPEALKVTYAGMPIDELGALPLDKVYEVLAAQEPSEGSAEDLLLKQILPALQSALDLGLAHLNLDRPAPTLSAGELQRIRLSAQLRSGLFGVAYVLDEPSAGLHPAERGAVLDICRRFIDAGNSVLLVEHDMELVAQTDYLVDVGPLAGERGGEVVYAGPTSEYTGDAPTAKALANRAPSLNDDPRSATGELSLAGVSARSIDGLNVSFGMGQFTAVAGVSGSGKSTLVSTVLAGVLREAASTVVDEEDEVGQDGEWGVDKQEGFDAVSRVVQITQKPIGRTPRSTLATYTGLFDGVRKLFAGTDEAKRRKWTVSRFSYNVKQGQCPTCGGAGKIEVELVFLPGSYTTCPDCGGARYNDETLEVTWEGLTIAEVLELTVDEAADVFANEPKILRAVETLQAVGLGYLRLGQGAPELSGGEAQRIKLATELQRSRNSRRGHTVYLLDEPTTGLHPADVALLVQELNSLVDAGQTVIVVEHDLSVIAQADRVIEMGPGAGADGGQIVATGTPAQLAERDTATGKVLAERSA, from the coding sequence ATGCCAGAAACCGGAATCGAAGTTCGCGACGCCCACCTGCACAACCTTCGCAACGTGGATGTGGACATCCCGCGCGGCACACTCGTTGCGGTGACCGGAGTGTCCGGCTCCGGCAAGTCCTCGCTCGCGTTCGGCACCATCCACGGCGAGGGCCAGCGCCGCTACCTCAAATCGGTCGCGCCGTTCGCCCGCCGCCTGATCGGCTCCGCGGTTGACCCGCAGGTCGGCTCGGTGGAGGGGCTGCCACCGACGGTGGCGCTGGAGCAGTCCACCTCCGGCGGCGGCGCGCGCTCGACCGTGGGCACCGTCTCCGCGCTGTCCAACAGCATCCGCCTGCTGTACTCGCGCGCCGGCGGCAACCCGGAGGGGCTGTACTCCGACTCGTTTTCCCCGAACACGCCCGAGGGCATGTGCCCGACGTGCCAGGGCACCGGCGTGGTGCACGAGCCCACCGAGGAATCCATGGTGCCGGACCCGACGCTGTCCATCGAGGACGGGGCCATTCAGGCTTGGCCGGGCGCGTGGGCCGGCAAAAACTTCCACGACATCCTGGCCACCCTGGGCTACGACCTGGATTCGCCCTGGCAGGAGCTGCCCAAGGAAGACCGCGAGTGGATCCTGTTCACCGAGGAGCGCCCCGTGGTCACCGTCAAGCCCCTGCGCGGCGAAGACCAGATCCAGCGCAACTACAAAGGCACGTGGCGCTCGGTGGCGTCGTATTTGACCAACACGCTCGCCGAGACCCAGTCCGATACCCTGCGCAAACGCGTGCTGTCCTACATGGAGTCGCGCGTGTGCGAGACCTGCCACGGTCGCCGCCTCAACCCGGAGGCACTCAAGGTCACCTACGCAGGGATGCCTATCGACGAGCTCGGCGCCCTGCCGCTGGATAAGGTCTACGAGGTGCTGGCAGCGCAGGAACCGTCCGAGGGCTCGGCCGAGGACCTGCTGCTCAAGCAGATCCTGCCCGCCCTGCAGTCCGCGCTTGATTTGGGCCTTGCGCACTTAAACCTGGACCGCCCCGCACCGACGCTGTCCGCCGGTGAGCTGCAGCGCATCCGCCTATCCGCCCAGCTGCGCTCCGGCCTGTTCGGCGTGGCGTACGTGCTGGACGAGCCGTCCGCCGGCTTGCACCCCGCCGAGCGCGGCGCGGTGCTGGACATCTGCCGCCGCTTCATCGACGCCGGTAACTCCGTGCTCTTGGTCGAGCACGACATGGAACTGGTCGCCCAGACCGACTATCTCGTGGACGTCGGCCCGCTCGCCGGCGAGCGCGGCGGCGAGGTGGTGTATGCCGGTCCCACCAGCGAGTACACCGGCGACGCGCCCACCGCGAAAGCGCTGGCGAACCGGGCGCCATCGCTTAACGACGACCCACGGTCCGCCACCGGGGAACTGTCTTTGGCCGGTGTCTCGGCCCGCTCCATCGATGGATTGAACGTGTCGTTTGGGATGGGCCAGTTCACCGCCGTGGCCGGCGTGTCCGGCTCCGGCAAGTCCACGCTGGTGAGCACCGTGCTCGCCGGGGTGCTGCGCGAGGCGGCATCCACCGTCGTCGATGAGGAGGACGAGGTGGGGCAGGACGGCGAGTGGGGCGTCGATAAGCAAGAAGGCTTCGACGCGGTGAGCCGAGTCGTGCAGATCACCCAGAAGCCCATCGGGCGCACGCCGCGCTCGACGCTGGCCACCTACACCGGGCTTTTCGACGGTGTGCGCAAACTGTTCGCCGGCACCGACGAAGCGAAGCGGCGCAAGTGGACCGTGTCGCGTTTTTCCTACAACGTGAAGCAAGGGCAGTGCCCGACCTGCGGCGGTGCAGGCAAGATCGAGGTGGAACTGGTGTTCCTGCCTGGGTCGTACACCACCTGCCCCGACTGCGGCGGCGCGCGCTACAACGACGAGACCCTCGAGGTGACGTGGGAGGGCCTGACCATCGCGGAGGTGCTGGAGCTCACCGTCGACGAAGCCGCGGACGTGTTCGCTAACGAGCCGAAGATCCTTCGCGCCGTGGAAACCCTGCAGGCGGTGGGGCTGGGCTACCTGCGCCTCGGCCAAGGCGCGCCAGAACTTTCCGGCGGCGAGGCGCAACGCATCAAGCTGGCCACGGAGCTGCAGCGCTCCCGCAACTCGCGCCGGGGCCACACCGTGTACTTGTTGGACGAGCCGACCACAGGTTTGCACCCCGCCGACGTTGCTCTGCTGGTGCAAGAACTCAACAGCCTGGTCGACGCGGGACAGACCGTGATCGTGGTCGAGCACGACCTCTCCGTAATCGCTCAGGCCGACCGCGTGATCGAGATGGGCCCGGGCGCTGGCGCCGACGGCGGGCAGATCGTCGCCACCGGCACCCCGGCGCAGCTGGCCGAGCGCGATACCGCGACCGGGAAGGTGCTCGCCGAGCGGTCGGCGTAG
- a CDS encoding TIGR02234 family membrane protein, whose translation MTTAAQPDKKAARKGAVALGVAGALTWISSRMDWVRAEFVEDISGGGEASVNGADWSTETGAIAVLLLAGMVAAFALRRLGRRVIGAICAVASVGLAVPAVRLLVGGADPERVHALLTAGADEAQQGNSAPAIAQWADITSTTTQAFGPGLALVAAVLGLAGGALLVARPGEDSPRQNKYEKETVRREKVREDLEEDPQSGRVLWDAISADIDPTDPRGGGGGPDFRSSKSTR comes from the coding sequence ATGACTACAGCTGCACAACCAGACAAGAAGGCCGCCCGCAAAGGGGCGGTCGCACTTGGTGTCGCGGGCGCGCTGACCTGGATCAGCTCGCGGATGGATTGGGTGCGCGCGGAATTCGTCGAAGACATCTCCGGCGGCGGCGAGGCAAGTGTCAACGGTGCGGACTGGTCCACGGAGACCGGTGCTATTGCCGTGCTGCTGCTCGCAGGGATGGTCGCGGCATTTGCTTTACGACGTCTCGGCCGCCGCGTCATCGGCGCCATCTGCGCAGTGGCGTCCGTGGGCTTGGCGGTGCCGGCGGTGCGTTTGCTGGTTGGCGGGGCGGATCCGGAGCGTGTGCACGCTCTGCTCACGGCGGGTGCGGACGAGGCGCAGCAGGGCAATTCCGCGCCGGCGATTGCGCAGTGGGCGGATATCACCTCTACTACGACGCAAGCGTTCGGCCCCGGGTTGGCGCTGGTGGCGGCGGTGCTCGGCCTGGCCGGCGGGGCGCTGCTGGTCGCGCGGCCGGGCGAGGATTCGCCGCGGCAGAACAAGTACGAGAAGGAAACGGTGCGCCGGGAGAAGGTGCGCGAGGACTTGGAGGAGGACCCCCAGTCCGGCCGCGTGCTGTGGGACGCGATCAGCGCAGATATTGATCCGACCGATCCGCGCGGCGGCGGGGGCGGACCGGATTTCCGATCCTCGAAGTCCACCCGCTAG
- a CDS encoding indole-3-glycerol phosphate synthase TrpC, whose product MPAPSTLDDVVAGVLRDVAKREAAVSFKEIKARSRDMAPTRDARAALLRHGCSVIVEIKRNSPVFGPTGAGHLSIEALAQNIEAGGAHLIACQTERLRFDGSLADMAQARAAVELPMVCRDVIVDPYQIHEARCYGADAIPLQVGILDQARFEALLDRAESLGMAAVAEVRTPEEADRALRAGVTVVAVNSWTFDTNNLNRNAFAEIAPGLPSEVIKISLGGVSTPRDLINAASCGADAVLAAEAVMAAGDALSATRSLATAGQHPACPSRR is encoded by the coding sequence ATGCCGGCACCGAGCACACTCGACGACGTCGTCGCTGGTGTGCTTCGCGACGTTGCCAAGCGTGAGGCCGCCGTTTCCTTCAAAGAGATCAAAGCGCGCTCGCGCGATATGGCGCCGACCCGGGACGCCCGGGCGGCGCTTTTGCGTCATGGCTGCAGCGTGATCGTGGAGATCAAGCGCAACTCTCCGGTCTTCGGACCCACCGGCGCCGGGCATTTGAGCATCGAGGCGCTGGCGCAAAACATCGAGGCCGGCGGAGCCCACCTCATCGCGTGCCAGACGGAGCGGTTGCGTTTCGACGGCTCCCTGGCGGACATGGCCCAGGCCAGGGCAGCGGTGGAACTGCCGATGGTGTGCCGCGACGTGATCGTGGACCCGTACCAGATTCACGAGGCCCGCTGCTACGGCGCCGACGCCATCCCGCTGCAGGTGGGCATCTTGGACCAGGCCCGCTTCGAGGCGCTGCTGGACCGCGCCGAGTCCCTCGGCATGGCCGCCGTGGCGGAGGTGCGCACCCCGGAGGAGGCGGACCGCGCACTGCGCGCGGGCGTGACCGTTGTGGCGGTGAACTCCTGGACTTTCGACACCAACAATTTGAACCGCAACGCCTTCGCCGAGATCGCGCCCGGTCTTCCCAGCGAGGTAATCAAAATTAGTCTGGGCGGCGTGTCCACCCCGCGCGATCTGATCAACGCAGCCTCCTGCGGCGCGGACGCCGTGCTCGCGGCGGAGGCCGTCATGGCCGCCGGCGATGCGCTCTCGGCGACGCGCTCGCTGGCCACCGCAGGCCAGCACCCCGCGTGCCCGTCGCGACGCTAA
- a CDS encoding aminotransferase class IV, with the protein MRRYAWHGDFVECDVPDGPLDVADSWRHSNGRTNGLALHLERFARSAGQLPEGFVDAMMPLLRDGELFPRIALSQGLLLLDVRPAPPPRPTTSLTYAPAPDPRTRPEVKGPDFAAFAAYRSRYQVEGTDDTVIVDRHGSMLETTTGALVMWDGDTLCVPDGVWLPSITLHQVVSRAEQLGMRVERRRLYPDAAAEHPLWFLNSLHGISPVRELHVGDTVITPPAHPCFDDWRDWWWGGFTVEWPGC; encoded by the coding sequence ATGCGTAGGTACGCCTGGCACGGCGACTTCGTCGAGTGCGACGTCCCCGACGGCCCCCTCGACGTCGCCGACTCTTGGCGCCACTCGAACGGCCGCACGAACGGGCTCGCGCTGCACCTGGAGCGTTTCGCCCGATCTGCTGGCCAGCTGCCCGAAGGATTCGTCGACGCAATGATGCCACTGCTGCGAGACGGCGAGCTGTTTCCCCGCATCGCGCTGTCGCAGGGGCTTTTGCTTCTCGACGTCCGCCCCGCCCCTCCCCCGCGCCCCACCACCTCACTGACCTACGCGCCTGCCCCGGACCCGCGCACCCGCCCCGAGGTGAAGGGGCCCGACTTCGCCGCATTTGCCGCATACCGTTCGCGGTACCAGGTGGAGGGGACGGACGACACGGTGATCGTCGATAGGCATGGCTCCATGCTGGAGACCACCACCGGCGCGCTGGTGATGTGGGACGGCGACACCCTGTGCGTTCCCGACGGAGTGTGGCTGCCGAGTATCACCCTGCACCAGGTTGTTTCGAGGGCTGAGCAGCTGGGCATGCGCGTGGAGCGGCGCCGGCTGTATCCCGACGCCGCCGCCGAGCACCCCCTGTGGTTCCTCAACTCTCTGCACGGCATCAGCCCGGTTCGCGAACTGCACGTCGGCGACACCGTGATCACTCCCCCGGCACACCCTTGTTTCGACGATTGGCGCGACTGGTGGTGGGGCGGCTTCACGGTCGAATGGCCCGGATGCTGA
- the pyk gene encoding pyruvate kinase: protein MDRRTKIVCTLGPAVASKDAILGLVRDGMDVARLNFSHGDYPDHEQNYRWVREATDETGHAVGILADLQGPKIRLGRFEGDGKTYWETGETVRITVDDVEGTHDRVSTTYKQLAQDAKPGDRLLVDDGKVGLVCTEVDGNDVVCRVTEGGPVSNNKGVSLPGMDISVPALSEKDKADLRFALELGVDIIALSFVRSPADVEQVHEIMDEVGRRVPVVAKLEKPEAVDALESIILAFDAVMVARGDLGVEIPLEQVPAVQKRVIQIARENAKPVIVATQMLDSMIENSRPTRAEASDVANAVLDGADGVMLSGETSVGVDPHNVVRTMSRIVRSAETMGSVPPLNHIPRTKRGVVSYSANDIADRLNARAIVTFTTSGDTARRVARLHPDLPLLVFTPVQQVRSQLAMTWGAETFLCEQVHSTDDMIKVVDRQLLAMEQYKEGDTMVVVAGTPPGVAGTTNTIHVHQLGEDTRNP, encoded by the coding sequence GTGGATAGAAGGACAAAGATCGTCTGCACCCTCGGCCCGGCTGTAGCCAGCAAGGATGCGATTTTGGGACTCGTGCGCGACGGCATGGACGTGGCGCGTTTGAACTTCTCGCACGGCGACTACCCGGACCACGAGCAGAACTACCGCTGGGTCCGCGAGGCCACCGACGAAACCGGCCACGCCGTGGGCATCCTGGCGGACCTGCAGGGGCCGAAGATCCGCCTCGGCCGCTTCGAAGGCGACGGCAAGACCTACTGGGAAACCGGCGAGACTGTCCGCATCACCGTGGACGACGTCGAAGGCACGCACGACCGCGTGTCCACCACCTACAAGCAGCTCGCCCAGGACGCGAAGCCGGGTGACCGCCTGCTCGTGGACGACGGCAAAGTTGGCCTGGTCTGCACCGAGGTTGACGGCAACGACGTGGTCTGCCGCGTCACCGAGGGCGGCCCGGTGTCCAACAACAAGGGTGTCTCGCTTCCGGGCATGGACATCTCCGTGCCGGCGCTGAGCGAGAAGGACAAGGCTGATCTGCGCTTCGCGCTCGAGCTCGGCGTGGACATTATCGCCCTGTCGTTCGTGCGTTCTCCGGCGGATGTGGAGCAGGTCCACGAGATCATGGATGAGGTCGGCCGGCGTGTGCCTGTCGTCGCCAAGCTTGAAAAGCCCGAGGCTGTGGACGCGCTGGAATCCATCATCCTCGCGTTCGACGCAGTGATGGTCGCCCGCGGCGACCTAGGCGTGGAGATCCCGCTCGAGCAGGTCCCGGCAGTGCAGAAGCGCGTGATCCAGATTGCGCGCGAGAATGCCAAGCCGGTGATCGTCGCTACGCAGATGCTCGACTCCATGATTGAGAACTCGCGCCCGACGCGCGCCGAGGCGTCTGATGTGGCCAACGCGGTGCTTGACGGCGCGGACGGCGTCATGCTCTCGGGCGAGACGTCTGTGGGCGTCGATCCGCACAACGTGGTGCGCACCATGAGCCGCATCGTCCGCTCCGCCGAGACCATGGGCAGCGTGCCGCCGCTGAACCACATCCCGCGCACGAAGCGCGGCGTGGTGTCCTACTCGGCCAACGACATCGCCGACCGCCTCAACGCACGCGCGATTGTCACGTTCACCACCTCCGGCGACACCGCACGCCGCGTGGCGCGCCTGCACCCGGACCTGCCGCTTCTGGTGTTCACGCCGGTGCAGCAGGTGCGCTCGCAGCTGGCCATGACGTGGGGCGCGGAGACGTTCCTGTGCGAGCAGGTCCACAGCACCGACGACATGATCAAGGTGGTGGACCGCCAGCTTTTGGCAATGGAGCAGTACAAGGAGGGCGACACCATGGTCGTTGTCGCGGGCACCCCGCCGGGTGTTGCGGGCACGACGAACACCATTCACGTCCACCAACTCGGCGAGGACACGCGCAACCCCTAA
- a CDS encoding inositol monophosphatase family protein, producing MTGMTELMGHLQAAEAAVDAAREIFVNELGAAPALHKGSGDFATAADLAVEELLRDKLTGATGIGVFGEEQGGELDEHACWVVDPIDGTSNYSTGNPNCAILVSLLVERQPVVAVVDAPLLEMRMTAIDGEPVHLNGAALPPVSAATSAPHVGVGSLHSRDRRRMPTSQRLNLAGELARAHLRPRISGSVGIDLAFAAQGIYQAAVSFSPHVWDNSAGILLARSAGAVATAGDGTPWKPSKVGAVVGTAKAHAAVMEALQTVQNDAGEEA from the coding sequence ATGACGGGTATGACGGAGCTGATGGGCCACCTGCAGGCCGCGGAGGCGGCGGTTGACGCTGCCCGTGAGATCTTCGTCAACGAACTCGGCGCCGCGCCCGCCCTGCACAAAGGCTCTGGCGACTTCGCTACCGCCGCGGACCTGGCGGTGGAGGAACTTTTGCGCGATAAGCTCACCGGCGCGACCGGCATCGGCGTGTTCGGTGAGGAGCAGGGCGGCGAACTGGACGAGCACGCCTGCTGGGTGGTGGACCCCATCGACGGTACGTCGAACTATTCCACTGGCAACCCCAACTGCGCGATCTTGGTCTCCCTGCTGGTGGAGCGGCAGCCGGTGGTGGCGGTGGTGGATGCGCCGCTGCTGGAGATGCGCATGACAGCCATCGACGGCGAGCCGGTGCACCTCAACGGCGCGGCGCTGCCGCCGGTGAGCGCGGCCACGTCCGCGCCGCACGTGGGCGTCGGCTCCCTGCACTCCCGCGACCGCAGACGCATGCCGACCAGCCAGCGTTTGAACCTGGCCGGCGAGCTGGCCCGGGCGCACCTGCGTCCGCGGATTTCCGGCTCGGTGGGCATCGACCTTGCGTTTGCGGCTCAAGGTATCTACCAGGCCGCGGTGAGTTTCTCGCCGCACGTGTGGGATAACTCCGCGGGCATCCTGCTGGCGCGCAGCGCGGGAGCGGTGGCCACCGCCGGCGACGGCACGCCGTGGAAGCCCAGCAAGGTTGGGGCTGTGGTGGGCACCGCCAAAGCCCACGCCGCGGTGATGGAGGCGCTACAAACGGTCCAAAATGATGCGGGCGAGGAGGCTTAA